A portion of the Tachysurus fulvidraco isolate hzauxx_2018 chromosome 8, HZAU_PFXX_2.0, whole genome shotgun sequence genome contains these proteins:
- the get4 gene encoding Golgi to ER traffic protein 4 homolog produces MMSEQEALKRNRGGVQRVEGKLRASVERGDYYEAHQMYRTLFFRYTSQSKHTEARELMYNGALLFFSYNQQNSAADLSMLFLEALEKSKAKVEEEILEQLVKLFSMMDPNSPERVAFVSRALKWTTGGSGKLGDPKLHQLLAVTLWKEQNYSESRYHFLHSSDGEGCAQMLVEYSSTRGYRNEVDMFVAQAVLQFLCLKNKTSASVVFTTYTQKHPSIEKGPPFVQPLLNFLWFLLLAVDGGKLTVFTVLCEQYQPSLKRDPMYNEYLDRIGQLFFGVPPKQSSSYGGLLGNLLNSLMGSGEEEDGEEVHEDSSPIELD; encoded by the exons ATGATGTCTGAGCAGGAGGCTCTGAAGAGGAACCGCGGCGGAGTGCAGCGGGTGGAAGGAAAACTACGCGCTAGTGTGGAGAGGGGAGACTACTATGAGGCCCATCAAATGTACCGGACCTTATTCTTTAG GTACACGTCTCAGTCCAAGCACACAGAAGCCCGGGAGCTGATGTACAATGGAGCCTTGCTTTTCTTTAGTTATAACCAG CAAAACAGTGCTGCAGATCTGTCCATGCTTTTCCTGGAGGCTTTAGAGAAGTCCAAGGCCAAGGTAGAAGAGGAGATCCTGG AGCAACTGGTCAAGCTGTTCAGCATGATGGACCCCAACTCTCCCGAGAGGGTGGCTTTTGTCTCGCGGGCACTCAAGTGGACGACGGGCGGCTCAGGGAAGCTCGGAGACCCCAAATTACACCAGCTGTTGGCTGTCACACTGTGGAAAG AACAAAACTACAGCGAGTCTCGATACCACTTCCTGCACTCCTCAGACGGCGAGGGCTGTGCTCAGATGCTGGTGGAGTACTCGTCCACTCGTGGCTATCGCAACGAAGTTGACATGTTTGTGGCTCAGGCAGTCTTACA GTTCCTGTGTCTAAAGAACAAAACAAGCGCGTCGGTGGTGTTCACCACGTACACACAGAAGCACCCGTCCATAGAGAAAGGCCCTCCATTTGTTCAGCCGCTTCTCAACTTCCTCTGGTTCCTACTCTTGGCGGTGGACGG TGGGAAGCTGACAGTCTTTACAGTATTATGTGAACAGTATCAGCCATCGCTCAAGCGGGATCCCATGTACAATGAG TACCTGGACAGAATAGGACAGCTGTTCTTTGGCGTTCCACCCAAACAGTCCTCATCATACGGTGGCCTACTAG GGAATCTGTTGAACAGTCTGATGGGGTCGGGCGAGGAAGAGGATGGTGAGGAAGTTCATGAGGACAGCAGCCCCATCGAGCTGGATTGA